A single region of the Drosophila takahashii strain IR98-3 E-12201 chromosome 2R, DtakHiC1v2, whole genome shotgun sequence genome encodes:
- the LOC108059422 gene encoding uncharacterized protein isoform X1, producing MDILIVIYLLLFCSLGELFKYSVRICVGRRMIPTACEVRGDCQIAQYMVERSNRIFTYRDASGSLQLQRRETVPSGVILFMYCNPSDMVETLCQGNGHFSVPLPMSCGNPMQPTITRIRDGDCSGTLYAVGYTIDGRSLELYRTCFDSGQGRVLYSQSDVYYKTFFPKRPFVDFVADEMFSPQEAAAYYKSNIYFAFKCIYGDGQSYLPSANSLVINRGHMVASADFLFADQMGSTFRYLNVVPQFKSINDGNWEKIERWVRGQIPPSSYYRIKSGGIGILTLPDARGFRQPAFLAGSKIPVPEWTYKVVRDASGNGLYVFLTYNNTFRRERPQCLDICHPLNCPLGLPNNPDDGFTFCCDPKQFPLEKGTR from the exons ATGGATATCCTCATTGTAATATACCTATTATTGTTCTGCTCGCTGGGTGAGTTATTCAAATATAGTGTACGAATTTGCGTAGGAAGACGTATGATCCCGACAGCCTGCGAAGTACGGGGCGATTGTCAAATAGCCCAGTATATGGTAGAACGATCGAATCGCATCTTCACCTATCGCGATGCCAGCGGGTCTCTCCAACTGCAGCGTAGGGAAACGGTTCCATCTGGGGTCATTCTCTTCATGTACTGTAATCCTTCTGATATGGTGGAAACTCTGTGCCAGGGCAATGGTCACTTCTCAGTTCCGCTCCCCATGAGTTGTGGCAATCCAATGCAACCGACGATAACGCGGATCCGGGATGGCGATTGTTCAGGGACCCTCTATGCCGTGGGCTATACGATAGACGGCAGGAGTCTGGAGCTATATCGCACCTGCTTTGATTCCGGGCAAGGAAGGGTCTTGTACTCACAAAGCGATGTCTACTACAAAACATTTT TTCCCAAGCGCCCGTTCGTGGACTTCGTGGCTGACGAAATGTTCAGTCCGCAGGAGGCCGCCGCTTACTACAAGTCCAACATATACTTCGCCTTTAAATGCATTTACGGTGATGGTCAGTCCTACCTACCAAGTGCCAATTCCCTGGTGATAAATCGGGGGCATATGGTGGCCTCGGCGGACTTCCTTTTTGCGGACCAAATGGGCAGTACCTTTCGCTACCTGAATGTGGTTCCGCAATTCAAGTCAATTAACGATGGTAACTGGGAGAAAATCGAGAGGTGGGTGCGCGGTCAAATTCCGCCGTCGAGCTATTACCGCATCAAGTCCGGCGGAATCGGTATCCTGACATTGCCAGATGCCAGGGGCTTCCGTCAGCCAGCTTTCCTTGCCGGCTCCAAGATCCCAGTGCCCGAATGGACCTACAAGGTGGTGCGAGATGCCAGCGGTAATGGGCTGTATGTCTTCCTCACTTATAACAACACCTTCCGGAGGGAGAGGCCACAGTGCCTGGATATCTGCCATCCACTTAATTGTCCCCTGGGTCTCCCGAATAACCCCGATGATGGATTCACCTTCTGTTGCGATCCCAAGCAGTTCCCACTCGAAAAAGGGACGCGTTGA
- the LOC108059422 gene encoding uncharacterized protein isoform X2 yields MDILIVIYLLLFCSLACEVRGDCQIAQYMVERSNRIFTYRDASGSLQLQRRETVPSGVILFMYCNPSDMVETLCQGNGHFSVPLPMSCGNPMQPTITRIRDGDCSGTLYAVGYTIDGRSLELYRTCFDSGQGRVLYSQSDVYYKTFFPKRPFVDFVADEMFSPQEAAAYYKSNIYFAFKCIYGDGQSYLPSANSLVINRGHMVASADFLFADQMGSTFRYLNVVPQFKSINDGNWEKIERWVRGQIPPSSYYRIKSGGIGILTLPDARGFRQPAFLAGSKIPVPEWTYKVVRDASGNGLYVFLTYNNTFRRERPQCLDICHPLNCPLGLPNNPDDGFTFCCDPKQFPLEKGTR; encoded by the exons ATGGATATCCTCATTGTAATATACCTATTATTGTTCTGCTCGCTGG CCTGCGAAGTACGGGGCGATTGTCAAATAGCCCAGTATATGGTAGAACGATCGAATCGCATCTTCACCTATCGCGATGCCAGCGGGTCTCTCCAACTGCAGCGTAGGGAAACGGTTCCATCTGGGGTCATTCTCTTCATGTACTGTAATCCTTCTGATATGGTGGAAACTCTGTGCCAGGGCAATGGTCACTTCTCAGTTCCGCTCCCCATGAGTTGTGGCAATCCAATGCAACCGACGATAACGCGGATCCGGGATGGCGATTGTTCAGGGACCCTCTATGCCGTGGGCTATACGATAGACGGCAGGAGTCTGGAGCTATATCGCACCTGCTTTGATTCCGGGCAAGGAAGGGTCTTGTACTCACAAAGCGATGTCTACTACAAAACATTTT TTCCCAAGCGCCCGTTCGTGGACTTCGTGGCTGACGAAATGTTCAGTCCGCAGGAGGCCGCCGCTTACTACAAGTCCAACATATACTTCGCCTTTAAATGCATTTACGGTGATGGTCAGTCCTACCTACCAAGTGCCAATTCCCTGGTGATAAATCGGGGGCATATGGTGGCCTCGGCGGACTTCCTTTTTGCGGACCAAATGGGCAGTACCTTTCGCTACCTGAATGTGGTTCCGCAATTCAAGTCAATTAACGATGGTAACTGGGAGAAAATCGAGAGGTGGGTGCGCGGTCAAATTCCGCCGTCGAGCTATTACCGCATCAAGTCCGGCGGAATCGGTATCCTGACATTGCCAGATGCCAGGGGCTTCCGTCAGCCAGCTTTCCTTGCCGGCTCCAAGATCCCAGTGCCCGAATGGACCTACAAGGTGGTGCGAGATGCCAGCGGTAATGGGCTGTATGTCTTCCTCACTTATAACAACACCTTCCGGAGGGAGAGGCCACAGTGCCTGGATATCTGCCATCCACTTAATTGTCCCCTGGGTCTCCCGAATAACCCCGATGATGGATTCACCTTCTGTTGCGATCCCAAGCAGTTCCCACTCGAAAAAGGGACGCGTTGA